In one window of Maribacter sp. BPC-D8 DNA:
- a CDS encoding isopenicillin N synthase family dioxygenase — MSLVPSVDLSDFLSEDPKRKLKFINEIGKAFEEIGFVALSGHFLSEELVDTLYSDIKEFFDLPEDVKDGYQIEGIGGQRGYTSFGKEHAKGRKEGDLKEFWHFGQYVEDNDELEKEYPANVMVKELPEFNKVGKETYKMLEKTARYVLRALALHLNLDEFYFDNYIKNGNSILRPIHYPPITSEPKNAVRAAAHGDINLITLLMGAHGKGLQVQNHDGEWVDAIARPDQLMINVGDMLSRLTNNKLLSTIHQVVNPPRELWGTSRYSVPFFMHPVSEMSLNCLENCIDDENPKLYTDISAGEFLHERLIDLGLIKK, encoded by the coding sequence ATGAGCTTAGTACCTAGTGTTGATTTGTCGGATTTTCTTTCGGAAGACCCAAAAAGAAAACTAAAGTTTATAAATGAAATCGGAAAAGCCTTTGAAGAAATCGGATTTGTTGCTTTAAGCGGACATTTTTTGTCTGAAGAATTAGTAGATACCTTATATAGTGATATTAAAGAATTCTTCGATTTACCTGAGGATGTAAAAGACGGATACCAGATTGAAGGTATTGGCGGTCAGCGTGGTTACACCTCATTCGGTAAAGAACATGCTAAAGGCAGAAAAGAAGGCGATTTAAAAGAGTTTTGGCATTTCGGACAATATGTTGAGGATAATGATGAATTGGAAAAGGAATACCCTGCCAATGTAATGGTTAAAGAATTACCTGAATTTAATAAAGTAGGAAAAGAAACCTATAAAATGCTAGAGAAAACAGCGAGATACGTGTTACGTGCGCTGGCTTTACATTTAAATTTAGATGAATTCTATTTTGATAATTATATTAAAAATGGAAATTCAATTTTACGTCCTATACATTACCCACCTATTACCTCAGAACCTAAAAATGCAGTACGAGCTGCTGCGCATGGTGATATTAACTTAATTACATTGTTAATGGGAGCACATGGTAAAGGACTTCAGGTTCAAAACCATGATGGCGAATGGGTAGATGCTATTGCAAGACCTGATCAGTTAATGATTAACGTAGGCGATATGCTATCTCGCCTTACTAATAACAAATTGCTATCTACAATACATCAAGTAGTAAACCCACCAAGAGAATTATGGGGAACTTCAAGATACTCCGTGCCGTTTTTTATGCATCCGGTGAGTGAAATGTCTTTAAACTGTTTAGAGAACTGCATTGATGATGAAAACCCTAAACTGTATACAGATATATCTGCAGGTGAATTTTTACATGAAAGATTAATCGATTTAGGATTAATCAAAAAATAG
- a CDS encoding alpha-ketoacid dehydrogenase subunit alpha/beta: MNYTDFKVAKDVKLKLYKSILKPRMIEEKMLILLRQGKVSKWFSGIGQEAISVGVTTALNNDEYILPMHRNLGVFTTREIPLYRLFTQWQGKASGFTQGRDRSFHFGTQEFKIVGMISHLGPQLGVADGIALAHKLKNEKKVTAVFTGEGATSEGDFHEALNVASVWSLPVLFCVENNGYGLSTPTNEQFKCENIADKGVGYGMESHIIDGNNILEVYFKVAHLVRDMRINPRPVLLEFKTFRMRGHEEASGTKYVPQELLDTWAEKDPLENYTQYLLGESILSDESIAKYKADIQSEIDEHLKIAFAEEAIIPDQSKELSEVYQKFDLKEVEPSKFVTKIRLVDAISEGLRQSMKKFDNLVIMGQDVAEYGGVFKITDGFVNDFGKERVRNTPICESAIVSAAMGLSINGMKAVMEMQFADFASSGFNPIVNYLAKSFYRWGENADVVIRMPCGGGVSAGPFHSQTNEAWFTKTPGLKVVYPAFPYDAKGLLATSIEDPNPVLFFEHKGLYRSFYQEVPVDYYTLPLGKACLLKQGDQITIVTYGAGVHWALETLEKNTEIRADLLDLRTLQPLDVKAIYDSVKRTGKLIILQEDSLFGGIASDISAMVMENCFEYLDGPIKRVGSLETPIPFNTKLEEQYLAKSRFESDLKELMAY, from the coding sequence ATGAATTATACCGATTTTAAAGTAGCAAAAGATGTTAAGTTAAAGCTTTATAAATCAATACTTAAACCTCGCATGATAGAGGAGAAAATGTTGATTCTATTACGACAAGGTAAAGTCTCTAAATGGTTTAGTGGTATTGGTCAAGAGGCAATATCGGTTGGTGTTACCACTGCCTTAAACAACGATGAGTACATATTACCTATGCATAGAAACTTAGGTGTATTTACAACAAGAGAGATACCATTGTATAGGTTATTTACGCAATGGCAAGGAAAAGCAAGCGGATTCACCCAAGGTCGCGATCGTAGCTTTCATTTTGGTACACAAGAGTTTAAGATTGTAGGTATGATATCTCATTTGGGTCCGCAACTAGGTGTTGCAGATGGTATAGCCCTAGCTCATAAATTAAAGAATGAAAAGAAGGTGACTGCCGTATTTACTGGAGAAGGAGCCACAAGTGAAGGTGATTTTCATGAGGCTTTGAATGTAGCTTCCGTTTGGAGTTTACCTGTTCTTTTCTGTGTTGAGAACAATGGTTACGGATTATCAACACCTACTAACGAACAGTTTAAATGTGAAAACATCGCAGATAAGGGAGTTGGCTACGGCATGGAATCTCATATTATTGATGGTAATAATATTCTTGAAGTTTATTTTAAAGTAGCTCATTTAGTTAGGGACATGAGAATTAACCCGAGACCGGTCTTGTTAGAATTTAAGACTTTTCGCATGCGCGGACACGAAGAAGCGAGTGGAACAAAATATGTACCTCAAGAGCTTTTAGATACCTGGGCAGAGAAAGATCCATTAGAAAATTACACTCAATATTTATTAGGTGAAAGTATATTATCAGATGAAAGTATAGCAAAGTACAAAGCAGATATTCAATCTGAAATCGACGAACATTTAAAAATCGCGTTTGCAGAAGAGGCAATTATACCTGATCAAAGTAAAGAATTAAGTGAGGTTTATCAAAAATTTGATTTAAAAGAAGTTGAACCTAGTAAATTTGTAACCAAAATTCGCTTGGTAGATGCTATATCGGAAGGATTAAGGCAATCGATGAAGAAATTTGACAACCTTGTAATCATGGGTCAAGATGTTGCCGAGTATGGTGGCGTATTTAAGATTACAGATGGCTTTGTAAATGATTTCGGTAAAGAGCGTGTACGTAATACACCTATTTGCGAATCGGCAATTGTATCTGCCGCGATGGGCTTATCTATAAACGGAATGAAGGCTGTTATGGAAATGCAATTTGCAGATTTTGCAAGTAGTGGCTTTAACCCAATAGTAAATTATTTAGCTAAAAGTTTTTATAGATGGGGAGAGAATGCAGATGTTGTAATTCGTATGCCTTGCGGTGGCGGAGTATCTGCTGGTCCGTTTCACTCACAGACAAATGAGGCCTGGTTTACTAAAACTCCCGGTTTAAAAGTAGTGTACCCAGCATTCCCGTATGATGCAAAAGGCTTATTGGCAACTTCGATAGAAGACCCAAATCCGGTGTTATTTTTTGAGCATAAAGGTTTGTATAGAAGTTTTTACCAAGAAGTACCTGTTGACTATTACACATTGCCTTTAGGGAAAGCATGTCTTTTAAAACAAGGTGATCAAATAACTATTGTTACTTATGGTGCAGGAGTACATTGGGCTTTAGAAACATTAGAAAAGAATACAGAAATACGTGCAGATCTATTGGATCTACGAACGTTACAGCCACTAGATGTCAAAGCAATTTACGATTCGGTAAAGCGAACAGGTAAACTAATTATATTACAAGAAGACAGCCTTTTTGGTGGTATCGCCAGTGATATTTCAGCAATGGTGATGGAGAATTGTTTTGAGTATTTAGACGGTCCTATAAAAAGGGTGGGTAGTTTAGAGACACCGATTCCTTTTAACACAAAGCTTGAAGAGCAATACCTGGCAAAGTCTAGGTTTGAATCTGATTTAAAAGAACTTATGGCATATTAA
- a CDS encoding OmpA family protein, translating into MKTMILRRTSYILALALVMSCSTVKNANKTQKGAVIGASGGALIGGILGNNVGSGNNTALGAILGAAIGGAAGGYIGNKMDRQAERIEEEIPGAEVKRVGEGINVTFNEEAGVYFDTNKSNVQGTSAVTLDKLVGIFKEYPKSNILVEGHTDSAGAEEYNLNLSKQRAESVTSYLISQGIDASRFDTKWYGETQPVGDNTTAAGKAKNRRVELAIVASESLKQEAQTQTN; encoded by the coding sequence ATGAAAACAATGATATTACGTAGAACAAGTTACATTCTAGCTCTTGCCTTGGTAATGAGCTGTAGTACGGTTAAAAACGCAAATAAAACACAAAAAGGAGCCGTAATAGGTGCTTCAGGAGGCGCTTTAATTGGTGGAATCTTAGGGAATAATGTTGGTAGCGGTAATAATACGGCTCTTGGTGCCATTTTAGGTGCTGCAATAGGTGGTGCTGCCGGTGGTTATATCGGAAATAAAATGGATCGTCAAGCAGAACGTATTGAAGAAGAAATACCTGGAGCAGAAGTAAAGCGTGTTGGTGAAGGTATCAACGTAACCTTTAATGAAGAAGCTGGTGTGTATTTCGATACCAACAAATCTAATGTCCAAGGCACATCTGCAGTTACTTTAGATAAATTAGTAGGTATATTTAAAGAATATCCTAAATCTAATATTTTAGTTGAAGGACATACCGATAGTGCTGGTGCAGAGGAGTATAATTTGAACCTATCTAAGCAAAGAGCAGAATCTGTTACGAGCTATTTAATAAGTCAAGGTATAGATGCTAGCCGTTTTGATACGAAATGGTATGGTGAGACACAACCAGTAGGTGACAATACAACAGCAGCTGGTAAAGCTAAGAACAGACGTGTTGAGTTAGCTATTGTTGCTAGTGAGTCTTTAAAACAAGAAGCACAGACACAAACGAACTAA
- a CDS encoding NAD(P)/FAD-dependent oxidoreductase: MKEHGILIIGGGLAGLTAAIHLASEGLDVAVIEMQQYPHHKVCGEYVSKEIDPYLKRLGVDLKAEGAKDISQFKISTEDGFIVETDLPLGGFGISRYALDNLLFERAKELGVVFYFEKVIATAFKNDVFTITTKSNSYSSKIAIGAYGKRSVLDKNLDRAFSKKKQSWLAVKAHYELEDFQEDLVALHNFNGGYGGLSKTETGVVNFCYLVNYESFKEYKDIQSFNKEVVAENPYLKEFLSNAKPIFEQPMTIAQIAFDEKDNVVDHMLMCGDTAGLIHPLCGNGMAMAIHSAKIASEFVLQFFNEPDYKRDELERDYKKAWSKAFSARLWFGRKLQSVLMNKRLVSMGIKSVGKSKTILKFIISKTHGELIS; the protein is encoded by the coding sequence GTGAAAGAACACGGCATACTTATTATTGGAGGTGGACTAGCTGGTTTGACTGCTGCTATTCATTTGGCTTCGGAAGGATTGGATGTTGCTGTGATTGAAATGCAGCAATACCCGCATCATAAAGTTTGTGGCGAATATGTATCTAAGGAAATTGATCCGTATTTAAAACGGTTAGGGGTAGACCTAAAGGCTGAAGGGGCTAAAGATATTTCACAATTTAAAATAAGTACGGAAGACGGATTTATCGTTGAGACCGATTTGCCATTAGGCGGATTCGGCATAAGTAGGTATGCGCTTGACAATTTACTCTTTGAACGTGCAAAAGAGCTTGGAGTCGTTTTTTACTTCGAGAAGGTTATAGCAACCGCATTCAAGAATGATGTTTTTACTATTACTACCAAGTCTAATAGCTATTCTTCTAAAATTGCCATTGGAGCTTACGGTAAACGATCGGTCTTAGATAAAAATTTAGATAGAGCGTTCAGTAAGAAAAAACAGTCGTGGCTGGCGGTAAAGGCACATTATGAACTTGAAGATTTTCAGGAAGACCTAGTGGCGCTACACAATTTTAATGGCGGTTATGGCGGACTTTCAAAAACGGAAACCGGAGTAGTTAATTTTTGTTATCTCGTTAATTATGAAAGTTTTAAAGAATATAAAGATATTCAAAGTTTCAATAAAGAAGTAGTTGCCGAAAACCCATATCTAAAAGAGTTTTTATCAAATGCAAAGCCAATTTTTGAGCAACCTATGACCATAGCCCAAATTGCCTTTGACGAAAAAGATAATGTCGTTGATCATATGCTTATGTGTGGCGATACGGCAGGTCTAATTCATCCACTTTGTGGTAATGGTATGGCAATGGCTATTCATAGTGCTAAGATTGCATCTGAATTTGTATTGCAATTTTTTAATGAACCAGATTACAAACGAGATGAATTGGAAAGGGACTATAAAAAGGCATGGTCAAAAGCTTTTAGTGCTCGTTTATGGTTTGGCAGAAAATTACAGTCCGTATTAATGAATAAAAGATTAGTTTCAATGGGAATTAAATCTGTCGGAAAATCAAAAACAATATTGAAGTTTATTATTTCTAAAACCCATGGAGAATTAATATCGTAA
- a CDS encoding methyltransferase domain-containing protein has product MVDFTQRSSEVEIMDTFSGTTNELETILQDINRVNRLLGGYGITLDAVFELLEKNKQESYTILDMGCAEGTMLRKLALAARKKNIKLKLIGVDFNEQGLQLAKQYSSDYPEISYLNTDILRTDFSEWNVDVVMTTLTLHHFTDEGVVEFVNRFVEIAKLGVVINDLERSPIAYYLFKAFSLFFIKTEIAKKDGLLSIRRAFIKKELLRFADQVTNASHYIKWKWAFRYAWVLQKN; this is encoded by the coding sequence ATGGTAGATTTTACACAAAGAAGTAGTGAAGTGGAGATCATGGATACCTTTTCGGGTACCACTAATGAGCTAGAAACCATTCTGCAAGACATCAATAGGGTAAATAGGTTACTTGGGGGTTATGGTATTACATTAGATGCTGTATTTGAGTTACTTGAAAAAAATAAACAAGAATCGTATACGATTTTAGATATGGGTTGCGCTGAAGGAACCATGCTTAGAAAGCTGGCGCTAGCGGCTAGAAAGAAGAATATAAAACTCAAATTGATTGGAGTGGACTTTAATGAACAAGGATTGCAATTAGCAAAACAATATTCATCTGATTACCCTGAGATTAGTTACCTGAATACTGATATTTTAAGAACCGATTTTTCTGAATGGAATGTTGATGTGGTTATGACGACATTAACCTTGCATCATTTTACAGATGAAGGTGTAGTGGAGTTTGTAAATCGTTTTGTAGAAATAGCAAAGTTGGGGGTAGTAATTAATGATTTGGAACGGAGCCCTATTGCATATTATTTGTTCAAAGCATTTAGTTTGTTTTTTATCAAAACTGAAATTGCCAAGAAAGACGGATTATTATCTATCCGCAGGGCATTTATAAAGAAAGAATTATTGCGTTTTGCTGATCAAGTTACTAATGCCTCTCATTATATTAAATGGAAATGGGCCTTTAGATATGCATGGGTTTTACAAAAGAATTAA